In Cystobacter fuscus DSM 2262, the DNA window TGATGCAGTGGCAGGACAAGGCCCCGGACAAGGCGGGTGGCCTGTTGGAGACGGCCATGGCGGAGGACGCGCGCAATTACGAGGCCGCGTGCGCGCTGGGCCGGCTGCGCCTGTCCCAGGGTCTGCCGGACGTGGCGCTCAAGCCGTTGAATCAGGCGCTGGAGCGCAATGCCTCCCACGGTGAGGCGCGCGAGGCGCTCGGCCGTTCGCTGCTGTTCCTGGGCAAGCCTTCCGAGGCGCTCCAGCAGTTCGACACGTGGCGGCTCGACAACCCGGAGGCCGCGGGGGCCCACAAGGGCGCCGCGATGGCGCTCTACCACACGGGGAAGACGAAGGACGCCGAGGCCTCCTCGGCACGCGCGGTGAAACTGGCGTCGGGCGATCCGGAGGCCCACCGCGTGCGCGCGGACATCCTCTTCTCCCTGGGCGACACCAAGGGCGGCTTCGGCGCCCTGGAGAGCGCCAACAAGCTGGACAGCAAGGCGCCGGAGACCTTCTGCGCCATCGCCTCCGCCTTCCTGCGCCAGGGCCTGGAGGACAACGCCGACAAGGCCTTCGAGGCGGCGCGGCGCGAGGGGCCCGACACCGTGTGTGGCCAGATTGGCGAGCACTGGGTGAAGGACTCGGGAGGGCGCACGGCGGCCAGGGCGCTGCAGGAGATCACGAAGAAGGCGCTCACGCCCTGGGACAAGGCGTTCGCCCAGTCGGCCATGGCGCGGGTGCTGCTGTCCGCCGGTGCCACCAAGGAGGCGCGCGAGGCGGCGAACGAAGCGGTGCGGTTGGAGCCCTTCTCCGGACGTGCCCACCTCGTCCTGGGTCAGGTGGCGCTCAAGCAGCGCGAGGAGGCCGTGGCGCTCCAGGAGCTGTCGCGCGCGGTGGAACTGGAGCCCGCGGATGGTCCGGCGTGGCTGTCCCTGGGTGATGCGCTCGCGCGTCAATCCGCGGAGACGCCGCGCGCCATCCAGGCCTATCAGACGTTCTTGAAGCTCGCGTCGGCCTCGCCCGAGGCGGGTCGGGTGCGCAAGGCCCTTCCGGTCCTCATTCGCCGCAACAAGACGGGAGGCCGTTAGGTGGGGACCTCGTCGACTCCTCAGCCGTTGCCGCTCATGCGCATCATGAGTGGCAACGCCTTCCTGCTGTCCATCCTCTACCTGCTGGTGGGGATCGGGGTGGAAGCGGCGCGGCGGCTGCGGCCCTCGTCTTTCGTCATGCGGCTGTCCCTGTCGCTCGACTCGCTGCCGGCCCGGGTGCTGGAAGTGGTGGGGCTGATGGAGCCGCTGCGTGAGGCCTACTTCGCTGGCCGCATCACCGAGGCCGTGCTGCGCCTCGTCTTCAGCGCCACCACCGTCGGCATCATCTTCCTGCTCGCCGTGGGCGTGGGGTTGTTCATGGGGACGCTGCGCGGCTTCCTGCTGCGCCAGGCCGCCCGGCGCTAGTCGTCGAGGTGAGGCGCGGCCTCCGGCGGGCTCACCCGCCGAGTGCCACCGGGACGGCCTCCTCCTGGGGCTCCACGAGTGATTTCTTCTCCCAGGCGCGGCTCTTCCAGCGCAACCAGAAGATGGTGCCGCGCGTCCACTCGTCCGCCGCGATGGCCAGCCAGATGCCGGGCAGTCCCCATTGCAGGCGGAAGACGAGCAGATAGCCCAGCGGCAGGCTCATGCAGACCATGGAGACGAAGGCCATGTAGACGGCGAACTGCGCGTCGCCCGCGGCGCGCAGGGCGTTGACCAGGACGAGGTTGAAGGAGCGTCCGGACTCCAGCAGCAGGCTCAGCAGGAGGACCCGCGAGGTGAGCTGGAGGATGTCCACGTTGGCCGTGAACAGGCCCACGATTGGCTGGCGCAGCAGGATGACGAACAGGTCCACCAGGACGGTGAGCGTCACGGCCCACTTCAAGCTCTCCAGGGCGCGCCGGTAGGCCTCGTCCGGCCGGTGGGCCCCCACCAGTCGCCCCACCAGGATGGAGGTCCCCATGCCAATGGCCAGGCTGAACAGGAAGACGTACTGGGAGACGGCCATCGCGTACTGCCGGGATGCCAGGGCCGCGGGCCCGAGGAACGTGACGAAGTACAGGAACACCGTCTGGCAGGAGTGGTAGGTGAGCTGCTCGATGCCGGCGGGCACGCCCACCTTGAGGATCTTGCGGCTGTACTCGCGCGAGAACGTCACGTAGTCGCGCGCCACCATCCGCACGTCCATCACCCGGTAGAGCATCCACAGGAAGACGACGAGCGCGGTGGCGCGGCTCACCCCCGTGGACACCGCCGCTCCCGTCACTCCCCACGCCGGCAGTCCGAAGTGGCCGAAGATGAGCGCGTAGTTGCACACCACGTGCAGCACGTTCATGCCCAGCGACACGTACATGGATTGCCGCGTGAAGCCGTAGGTGCGGATGAGGGCGGAGACGACGTTGATGAGGGCCTGCAGGAAGATGAATCCGCCCGCGATGCGGATGTAATCCCGCGCGTGGGCCAACACCGGGCCCTGCAGGTTCATGTGCGTCAGGATGAAGTCGCCGAGCGACAGCAGCGCCGCGCTCACCACGAGTCCGAGCATCAGGTTCATGGTGATGGCCAGGGCGGCGATGCGGGCGGCCTCGGCGCTCCTGCGCGCCCCGAGGTACTGCGCCACGACGATGGAGGCGCCGTGGCTGACCACGTTCATGATGAGGATGCACAGGGCGATGTACTGATTGACCACGCCCACCGCGGAGACGGCATCGTCCGAGACGCCGCTGAGCATGAGCGTGTCCGACGTGCCCATCAGCATGAACAGCATCAGTTCCAGGAAGATGGGCCAGGTCAGGCGGAACAGTCCCAGCGCCGGCGCCGGCGGGGCTTCCGTTCGAGGCGGTGCGTCCATGTCCTGGCGTGTCGCACGCCTCGCGAGGGCTGTCGAGCGTCGGCCGGACGCTCGCTCAGCGGCTCATGGGCCGGCATGCCGCTGATGCGGCAATTTTCCGTTGTGGCTCCCGGGCCAATCCAAGACAGCGGCCGGCCCAGGGGGCTGAGCGAAAGACAACAAAAGCAGCGCGGGCGGCGGGGACGTGTCGTCGCCAGGGGTAGGGATAAAAACGGGACTAAACCCGAAAAAATGAGCGAACCGCTCAATACGGATTGTCGTGACCATGTCTGGCACGGCGAGGCGGACACTCGGGTGCCGTCTCGTGGCCCTCGAAAATTCATCTCTCAAGGAGAAGCTGACTATGTGGCGACAGGGACTGCGTGGTTTTGCGAAGACTTTCTTGTCCGCGGCGGCGGTGGTCTCGTCGTTGGGGATGGGACTTGCCGCGCAAGACGCGGCCGCGGCGTGTCGAGGCAACTGGGCCGAGGGAACGGCCTACAACGTCGGTGACGGGGTGAGCTACAACGGCGGCAAGTACTCGGCGCTCGTTTCGCATACCGCCTGCGTGGGTTGCGGCTGGAACCCCGTCGCGGCACCGTCGCTGTGGAAGACGGGCGGCGATTGCGGCACTACCACCCCGCCGCCCACGGATCCCCCTCCCCCCACGGGCTCGGGCATCGCCGCCATCCTGAGCGAGTCCACGTTCAACTCGATGTTCCCCGGCCGCGGCCCCTTCTACACCTACTCGGCCCTGGTGGCCGCGGCGAACACCTTCCCCGGCTTCGCCACCACGGGTGACATCACCGCGCGCAAGCGCGAGGTGGCCGCCTTCCTCGCCAACATCGCCCACGAGACCGGTGGCCTCGTGTACGTCGAGGAGATCAACAAGAGCGTCATGTGCGACACCAGCTGGGGCCCTCCGGGCTGCGGCTGCGCGCCGGGCAAGATGTACTACGGCCGTGGCCCCATCCAGTTGTCGTGGAACGGCAACTACTGCGCCGCGGGCAACGCGCTCGGCGTGGACCTCAAGAACGACCCCGACCGGGTCGCGCGCGATGCCACCATCGCCTGGCGCACCGGCTTCTGGTTCTGGATGACCCAGGCGGGCGCGGGCTCCCGGCCGGCGCATGACTCCATCGTCAACGGCTACGGCTTCGGCCAGACCATCATGAGCATCAACGGCGCCCTCGAGTGCTATGGCCGCAACCCCGGCCAGGTGCAGAGCCGCGTGAACAACTACCTGAACTTCACGAGCAAGCTCGGCGTGGACCCCGGCGGCAACACCGGCTGCTGAGCCACCCGGCTCGAGGGGCGGAACCCGGGGGTTCGGGTTCCGCTCCTCCTCACCAGGGAGTTACATCGGGGGGCGTGCCTTGCGCACGCTCTCGCGCGCCTCCAGGCGGGCCACCCAGGCCTTCACGTGGGGGAAGGGCTCCAGCTCCAGTCCCATGGGGCCGCGCAGCATCAGGTTGGTGACGAGCGAGAAGTCCGCGATCGTGAGCGAGCCGCAGAGGAACTCGCGCTGGGCGAGCACCCCCTCCAGGATGCCGAGATCCCTGCGGACCTTCTCCAGGCCGGCCACGTACTTCGCCTCGTCCTTCTCCCGGCCCAGCATCTTCGCGTAGACGGTCTCCATCAGCACCTCCGTGGTGGACGGCCCCAGGGTGGTGGCCTGCCACTGCAGCCACTGCTGCACCTGGGCGATGCCCCGGGCGTCCGTGGGCATCAGTCCACTGCCGGGCTTGAGGGCCGCCAGGTAACAGAGGATGGCGTTGGACTCCCAGACACAGTAGCCGTCGTCCTCCTCCAGGACGGGCACCTTGCCGTTGGGGTTCTTGGCGAGGAACGCGGGCGACTTGTGCTCGCCCTTCATCAGGTCCAGGGGCGCCAGGGTGACGGGCAGGCCGAGCTCGTGCACGACGGCGAGCACCTTGTAGGCGGCGGTGGAAAGCGGTGGGGCGTACAGCTTCATCGGGGTGGACTCCAGTGTCGGGGGTGAAACGGGGCGCACCCTAGCGGAAGTTTGAATTTGATTTGCCACCTCGACAGGTCGGGGTCCGCCCATGGACCCCGCGCGTCTGGCGCCTACGGGGGTCCGCGCCTCCGGGGGCGGGCGCCTCTCGCGTCAGGGGGCGGGCCGCGTGGAGTGCGCATAGAGCCACCGGTAGAGCAGCTTCGTCAGGCGCGGCATGAGCACCCACGTCAGCATCGCCACGGGCAGGGCCGTCGAAAGCGACACCCTCACCAGGTAGGGCAGCTGCGTGGGCATGATGAGTCCCAGCAGCAGGGCCTGGGGAAGCAGCGCGAGCCAGGTCACCAGTGCCATCTTCCACCTGGGGGGCGGCAGCTGGGGCGAGGGCCGTCCCGGAATGGTGAACCACGTCTCCAGGCCGCTCTGGACGAGGGCCTGTCCCGGAGCGGTGGCGTGCGTGTCTCCCCGGCCCAGCAACTCCACCGTCTCCGGTGACGAGCGCCACCGCTCGAGCTCCGCCTGGTTCGCGAAGCGCAAGAGGATGAAGTAGTCGTCCTCTCCCGCCATGAACACACTCGAGCCCTGATGGTGGGGTGAGCGGGCCGCCGCCGCCATCAACTCCTTGACCCACTGGGAGAAGGCGTGCCGCGCGCCGGGCTTGACGCGTCTCTCCATCACGATCTTCACGGGCTCCCCGTCGCCCTCGCGGACCATCACCTCGTTCATGAGTCTCTCCTTCACGTGGGGCCCGTCAGAAGACGAAGCAGTCACAGCCGCTGTTCCATGACCCGAAGGGGCCGGCCGGCGCATGAGGATGCACGTGAGGAGGCTGATGCACGCATCCCGCGGGATGGAGCGGGGAGGCGCCCGCGCCCTGTGCGCCTCCGGGCAGGGACACGGGAGACCAATCCGGGCTCGCGGGGGGCAGGGGCGGTGCGAGGGGGCCGAAAGGGCCCGTGCCATGGACGACCTTGCCGTCCACGAGCGTCAGGACCGACTCGAGGTGCTTGAGCTGCTCCTCCGGCACCGAGAAGTAGTCGGCGGAGAGCACCGCGAGATCCGCCAGCATCCCCTCGGCGATGATGCCCTTGTCCCGCTCCTCGCCGGAGAACCAGGCGCTTCCGGTGGTATACAGCCGCAAGGCTTCCTCCCGGCTCATGCGGTTGGCAGCGGGGTAGAGCGCGGTGCCTCCCACGGTCTTGCCGGTGATGAGCCAGTACAGCGAGACCCAGGGGTTGTAGCTGGAGACCCGGGTGGCGTCGGTTCCCGCGCCGACGGGAATGCCCAGCTCGAGCATCCGCCGGATGGGGGGTGAATGGGCCGCGGCGTCCGCGCCATAACGCGCGATGAAGTGCTCGCCCTGGAAGGACATCCGGTTCTGGATGGCGATGCCCCCTCCGAGCGCCCGCGTGCGCTCGAGGTTGCGCGGCGAGATGGTCTCCGCGTGATCGAACCACCACTTGAGGCCCTGGAAGGGCACCTCCCGGTCCACCCGCTCGAAGACGTCCAGGAAGCGCGAGATGGACTCGTCATAGGTGGCGTGCAACCGGAAGGGCCAGCGGCTCCGGACCAGGTGGTGCACCACCGCCTCGAGCTCTCCCTCGAGCGAGGCGGGCAGATCCGGCCTCGGCTCGAGGAAGTCCTCGAAGTCCGCGGCCGAGAAGACCAGCATCTCTCCGGCGCCATTGAGCCGGTAGAAGGCATCTCCCTGGCCCGGCCGCACCGTGGCCGTCCACTTGCGGAAGTCCTCCAGTTCCTGGGCGGGGTGCTGCGTGAAGAGGTTGTAGGCGATCCGCACGGTGAGCTGCCCGCGTGCGTGCAACTCCTCGATCACCTTGTAGTCCTCTGGATAGTTCTGGAAGCCGCCCCCCGCGTCGATGACACTCGTCAGCCCGAGCCGGTTGAGCTCGCGCATGAAGTGGCGGCTCGAATTGAGCTGATCCTCGTAGGCCAGCTTGGGCCCCTTGGCGAGCGTCGAATAGAGGATGGAGGCATTGGGCCTGGCGATGAGCAGTCCCGTGGGATTGCCCTGCTTGTCCCGCTGGATCTCACCGCCGGGGGGATTGGGAGTATCCCGGGTATAGCCCACCGCCCGGAGCGCGGCCCCATTCAACAGCGCGAGGCCATACAGATACAGGATGAAGACCGGCGTCTCGGGCGCCGCGGCGTTGATCTCCTCGAGCGTGGGCAGCCGCCGCTCGGCGAACTGGAACTCGTTCCACCCGCCCACCACGCGCACCCACTGGGGCGGCGGTGTCCGCTGGGCCTGTGCACGCAGCTTGCGCAACGCGTCCGCCAGGGAGGGGACCCCGTCCCAGCGAAGCTCCAGGTTGTAATTCAGCCCGCCCCGGATGGTGTGGATGTGCGAGTCGATGAGGCCGGGGATGACGGTGCGGCCGCCCAGGTCGATGACCCGCGTGGCCGGCCCCCGCCAGGCCATGATGTCCTTTTCGCTTCCGACGGCGCCGAAGCGGCCGTCCTGGATGGCCACCGCGTCCGCGCTCGTCTTCTGGTGTGCGTTCCCCGTCGCGATACGACCATTCTTGAGGATGAGATCCGCGGTGGCCATGGCGTTTGTCTGGCTCCTTCGTGGGGGAATTATGTCCGGTGCGATGAAGGGAGAATCCGCATTGTATTCATGCTTCCCATCAATGGACGAGATGGACGGAGAGTCCATGTACTTCCCACTGGACAGTGAACACCTTCTCCAACACCTTGAGGGAATTCAACGGGGAACAGGTGATTCCCGATAACAGTCAGGAGAAAGTCATGCGTCTCATGATGAAGCAGGGGTGGCTCGCCCTCGGAGTGGTCCTCTCGCTCGGCATGCCATTTCAGGGGCTCGCCGGTGATGCGAAGACACCCGAGAAGACCTTCGATGCGCCGATGGGTCTCAAGTTGTCTGTCAAGCAGATCGGTCCGGTCACCCAGGTCACCGATCTGCAGATCCTCTGTGTGCTGAAGCATGATCCCGCGGGGGACCAGTACATCGAGGCGATGCAGGACTTCAATGCCAAGCAGGGCGGGCTGCTCTCGTCGCTGCGCGAGCGGGGCGAGTTCGTGGGGGAGTTGGGCGAGACCTTCCTCTACACGCCGCCGCCGCGTTCCATCACGCCGAAGCGGGTGCTGCTGATTGGCGTGGGGGAGGCCAAGGACGTGTCGTTGGACAAGCTGCGCTTGGTGGGACGGATCGCGCTGCGCGAGGCCGTGCGCCTGGGGGCGAAGAATGTCTCGTTCGCGCCCACGCTGCGCGACCAGGGGAGCACCGTCATCGACGTGGGCGAGGGGGACGCGGCCGTGGTGGAGCAGATGCTGTTGGCCTACGACACGGAAAAGCGATTGCAGCAGCAGGGCCTGGCGCCCAAGTTCAACCTCTCGTCCTGGGTCATCGAGGCGGGTCCAAAGTATTTCGAGGGGGTCACCACTCACGTGGAGGATGCCGTCAAGGCCGCCAACGAACAGATCAAGCAGCGCGTGGACAAGCCGTACGTGAGCGCGACCCCGGCCCCCGCGCGGTAGCGGAGGGTCACCTCGTCCCCCTCCCTCCAGGGCGAGGGCGGGTGGCGGAGTGTTGTCGGGTACGCAGGAGGCGCCTTCGCCGATGCCCGGGAGGCCCGGGACTCGCGGCCTCCTCGGCGAGGCCTCCCCGGGCCTGCCTCGGCTCGATCCAACATCCAGTGTTCCCCCTCGTACTGGCGGCGTGTCCCATACTGGACCGTCGCCTGGTACGAAGGAGTCACCCGCGCGGTTGCTTCACCCGGATTCAATTACAAACCAGGAAAGCCAGACGGAAATCCTGTCCTCCCAAGCGCCTCCCGGGTCGGCTCCACCCCAGCCGACGTGGTTGACCCGGACTTCCCACCGGGCGGGAAGCCTGTCACGCTTGCCTACCAAGATTGGCCACACAGCCCCTGGTGGCGTGGACCCGGAGAGGAGTTCGGCATGTCTGAGTATTCAGGAATTCACGGCATGTGGAGCGAGAATGAGGGCACCCGGGTCCGAGCGGCGTGGACGCCCCGGCGGCGACCGGCTCCCCTCGAGGCTTACTCGGCCTTCCGGGCCGCCTATGGCCGGTTGCGGCACCTGGCCGACACTGTCCAGGGGCCGGCGGTGCTCGGGGTGGCGGTGGACGGCCGCGGGTACGTGGTCGAGGCGGTGATTGTCGAGCCCGGCCACTCGTTGCTCATCGGCCGACACACCGGTTGTGGGCTCCGGCTCCCGTCCGACACCGTCTCGTTGCGCCAGCTCGCGTTGTACGCGCAGTCCGGCGCTCCGGGCGCCGCGCCGGACATCCGGCTGTGGGATCTCAACACCGAGCAACTCTTCCTCACCGAGGACGGCGAGCCCAACGCGGCGGTCATCGCCCAGGGCCTGCTCTACGCCGCGGTGGAGGAGTACGCGCTCCTGTTCCTCCCCACCCGTGGGCCCTCCACCTGGTCCTGGCCGGAGCGGGCCGAGGAGGCCTGGGAGGCGCTCCCGCCGCGCCACTTCATCGATCAGCGGGCCCCGTCCTCCGACCGCCGTCGGCATTCGCGCCACCTCCGGCTGGACGGCCAGGAGTACCACACGAACGTCACCCGGCTGGGTCCGCTGATGCTCCTGAGCGGGCACGAGCGGCCCGAGGCCGCCTGGGGCTCGCTGCGGCTGGTGGGCGCGGAGCGCGAGGAGGAGCACCACATCTCCCTGGCGCGCCTGGAGCAGGGCGTGTTGCTGGGCCGCTACGAGCGCTGCGGCGTCGTGCTGGCGCAGGAGTGCCTGGGCCTCTCGCGCGTGCACCTGCTCCTGGTCCGGATGGGCGGGGAGGTGCTGGCCATCGACACCGCCAGCACCAACGGGACCTGGCGCGGTCCCGTCGAGGTCCAGACGACCGCGCTGGAGGACTCGGACAGCCTCGAGCTGGGCGAGTCCCTCGTCCTCCATTGGCGCCGCCTGCCCCGGCGCTCCAGCACCTTGGGTTGACGCTCGAGGGAGCTTGCCCGGCGTCTGGGTGGTTCAGTCCCAGGGCGGAGGTCACTGGCAGGGATTAGACTCCGCCAATGAACTTCAGCCCATCCAGCCGGTCGTCTGTCGTCGTGGCGGAGCTCGGGCCCACGAATACGGGGAAGACCCACCGCGCCATCGAGCGCATGCTCGAGCACGACTCGGGCATCATCGGGCTGCCACTTCGCCTGCTCGCTCGTGAGGTCTACGACCGGGTGACCGCTCGAGTGGGTGAGGGGCGGGTCGCGTTGATGACGGGGGAGGAGAAGCGCCTGCCCCCTCGCCCCGACTACTGGATCTGCACGGTCGAGGCGATGCCGCTTGATCGATCCGTCGACTTCCTCGCCGTGGATGAAATCCAGCTCGCCGCCCACCGGGAGCGCGGGCACGTCTTCACGGATCGGCTGCTCCATGCGCGGGGGCTCCGGGAGACCTGGTTCCTCGGCGCGGACACGATGCGGCCCATGGTCCAGGCGCTCATCCCCCAGGCCTCGGTGAAGCGCGCCACCCGCCTGTCCCAGCTTCGCTACTCCGGGAGCCACTCCCTCAAGAGCCTTCCTCCGCGCTCGGCCGTGGTCGCGTTCTCCGCGGACCGCGTGTACGAGCTCGCCGAGTCGCTGCGCCGCCTCCGGGGCGGGGTCGCCGTGGTGCTGGGCGCGCTCTCCCCGAGGACGCGCAATGCCCAGGTGGCGATGTACCAGGCCGGCGAGGTGCAGTACCTCGTGGCCACCGATGCCATCGGCATGGGCCTCAACCTCGACCTCAACCACGTGTCCTTCGCGGCGCTCTCCAAGTACGACGGCGCCGAGCAGCGCGACCTCTTCCCGGACGAGCTGGCGCAGATCGCGGGCCGCGCGGGGCGGCACCTGAATGACGGGAGCTTCGGAATGCTGAACACGCTGCCCGAGCTGCCGCCTCGGGTGGTCTCGGCCATCGAATCCCACCGGTTCCCCGCGGTCCGCAGTCTCATCTGGCGCAATTCCTCGCTCGATTTCTCGAGCCCGGAGTCCCTGCTCGATTCGTTGTCGCGAGCCCCGCGCCACGCCGCCTTCATCCGCGTGGAGCGCGCGGACGACTTCGATGCGCTCAAGGAACTCTCGCACGTTCCCGCCATTCGCGAGGTGGCCACCGACCGGGCCTCGGTCGAGTTGCTGTGGCAGGTCTGCCAGATTCCAGACTTCCGCAAGGGGCTCTTCGGTCAGCACGTCGCGCTGCTGCGAGAGACCTTCCTTCAGCTCTCCGAGGGGGACGGGAGGCTGGAGCAGGCCTGGCTGGCCCGGCAGGTCTCTCCGCTCGATGACGTGTCCGGAGACATCCACACCCTGATGGACCGGCTGGCCGCCATCCGCATCTGGACATACATCAGCCATCGCTCGAGCTGGCTCCACGACGCGGAGCACTGGCAGGAGCGCACCCGCCGCATCGAGGACGCCTTGGGGGACGCCCTGCACGAGCGGCTCGTGGAGCGCTTCGTGCAGCGGGCCGCGCGCCGGAGCACACGCCGCTTCGTGAGAGCCGCCGCGTCCCCCGCCGCCGGGTCGGACAGCCCCTTCGCCAGGTTGGGGCTCCTGCTGGGGGAGGTGCCCGGCGCGGACGGCGCGGTGACCGAGGAGCAGTTCGTCCAGCGGGTGGTCGACGCGACGCATGAAGACTTCCAGGTGGACGCGTCCGGAAGCATCTCGTTCGATGAGCAGCCGCTGGCCCGCCTGGTGCGTGGCAAGGACCGGCGCTCCCCGCAGATCGCGCTCGCGGAGCCGGAGGTCTGGACCGCGGGCGCGCGGCGGCGGCTCGAGCGCCGTCTGGTGGCGCTGGCG includes these proteins:
- a CDS encoding MATE family efflux transporter codes for the protein MDAPPRTEAPPAPALGLFRLTWPIFLELMLFMLMGTSDTLMLSGVSDDAVSAVGVVNQYIALCILIMNVVSHGASIVVAQYLGARRSAEAARIAALAITMNLMLGLVVSAALLSLGDFILTHMNLQGPVLAHARDYIRIAGGFIFLQALINVVSALIRTYGFTRQSMYVSLGMNVLHVVCNYALIFGHFGLPAWGVTGAAVSTGVSRATALVVFLWMLYRVMDVRMVARDYVTFSREYSRKILKVGVPAGIEQLTYHSCQTVFLYFVTFLGPAALASRQYAMAVSQYVFLFSLAIGMGTSILVGRLVGAHRPDEAYRRALESLKWAVTLTVLVDLFVILLRQPIVGLFTANVDILQLTSRVLLLSLLLESGRSFNLVLVNALRAAGDAQFAVYMAFVSMVCMSLPLGYLLVFRLQWGLPGIWLAIAADEWTRGTIFWLRWKSRAWEKKSLVEPQEEAVPVALGG
- a CDS encoding glycoside hydrolase family 19 protein, giving the protein MWRQGLRGFAKTFLSAAAVVSSLGMGLAAQDAAAACRGNWAEGTAYNVGDGVSYNGGKYSALVSHTACVGCGWNPVAAPSLWKTGGDCGTTTPPPTDPPPPTGSGIAAILSESTFNSMFPGRGPFYTYSALVAAANTFPGFATTGDITARKREVAAFLANIAHETGGLVYVEEINKSVMCDTSWGPPGCGCAPGKMYYGRGPIQLSWNGNYCAAGNALGVDLKNDPDRVARDATIAWRTGFWFWMTQAGAGSRPAHDSIVNGYGFGQTIMSINGALECYGRNPGQVQSRVNNYLNFTSKLGVDPGGNTGC
- a CDS encoding glutathione S-transferase family protein, coding for MKLYAPPLSTAAYKVLAVVHELGLPVTLAPLDLMKGEHKSPAFLAKNPNGKVPVLEEDDGYCVWESNAILCYLAALKPGSGLMPTDARGIAQVQQWLQWQATTLGPSTTEVLMETVYAKMLGREKDEAKYVAGLEKVRRDLGILEGVLAQREFLCGSLTIADFSLVTNLMLRGPMGLELEPFPHVKAWVARLEARESVRKARPPM
- a CDS encoding antibiotic biosynthesis monooxygenase, which gives rise to MNEVMVREGDGEPVKIVMERRVKPGARHAFSQWVKELMAAAARSPHHQGSSVFMAGEDDYFILLRFANQAELERWRSSPETVELLGRGDTHATAPGQALVQSGLETWFTIPGRPSPQLPPPRWKMALVTWLALLPQALLLGLIMPTQLPYLVRVSLSTALPVAMLTWVLMPRLTKLLYRWLYAHSTRPAP
- a CDS encoding amidohydrolase, producing the protein MATADLILKNGRIATGNAHQKTSADAVAIQDGRFGAVGSEKDIMAWRGPATRVIDLGGRTVIPGLIDSHIHTIRGGLNYNLELRWDGVPSLADALRKLRAQAQRTPPPQWVRVVGGWNEFQFAERRLPTLEEINAAAPETPVFILYLYGLALLNGAALRAVGYTRDTPNPPGGEIQRDKQGNPTGLLIARPNASILYSTLAKGPKLAYEDQLNSSRHFMRELNRLGLTSVIDAGGGFQNYPEDYKVIEELHARGQLTVRIAYNLFTQHPAQELEDFRKWTATVRPGQGDAFYRLNGAGEMLVFSAADFEDFLEPRPDLPASLEGELEAVVHHLVRSRWPFRLHATYDESISRFLDVFERVDREVPFQGLKWWFDHAETISPRNLERTRALGGGIAIQNRMSFQGEHFIARYGADAAAHSPPIRRMLELGIPVGAGTDATRVSSYNPWVSLYWLITGKTVGGTALYPAANRMSREEALRLYTTGSAWFSGEERDKGIIAEGMLADLAVLSADYFSVPEEQLKHLESVLTLVDGKVVHGTGPFGPLAPPLPPASPDWSPVSLPGGAQGAGASPLHPAGCVHQPPHVHPHAPAGPFGSWNSGCDCFVF
- a CDS encoding M17 family peptidase N-terminal domain-containing protein; translated protein: MRLMMKQGWLALGVVLSLGMPFQGLAGDAKTPEKTFDAPMGLKLSVKQIGPVTQVTDLQILCVLKHDPAGDQYIEAMQDFNAKQGGLLSSLRERGEFVGELGETFLYTPPPRSITPKRVLLIGVGEAKDVSLDKLRLVGRIALREAVRLGAKNVSFAPTLRDQGSTVIDVGEGDAAVVEQMLLAYDTEKRLQQQGLAPKFNLSSWVIEAGPKYFEGVTTHVEDAVKAANEQIKQRVDKPYVSATPAPAR
- a CDS encoding FHA domain-containing protein, whose product is MWSENEGTRVRAAWTPRRRPAPLEAYSAFRAAYGRLRHLADTVQGPAVLGVAVDGRGYVVEAVIVEPGHSLLIGRHTGCGLRLPSDTVSLRQLALYAQSGAPGAAPDIRLWDLNTEQLFLTEDGEPNAAVIAQGLLYAAVEEYALLFLPTRGPSTWSWPERAEEAWEALPPRHFIDQRAPSSDRRRHSRHLRLDGQEYHTNVTRLGPLMLLSGHERPEAAWGSLRLVGAEREEEHHISLARLEQGVLLGRYERCGVVLAQECLGLSRVHLLLVRMGGEVLAIDTASTNGTWRGPVEVQTTALEDSDSLELGESLVLHWRRLPRRSSTLG
- a CDS encoding helicase-related protein → MNFSPSSRSSVVVAELGPTNTGKTHRAIERMLEHDSGIIGLPLRLLAREVYDRVTARVGEGRVALMTGEEKRLPPRPDYWICTVEAMPLDRSVDFLAVDEIQLAAHRERGHVFTDRLLHARGLRETWFLGADTMRPMVQALIPQASVKRATRLSQLRYSGSHSLKSLPPRSAVVAFSADRVYELAESLRRLRGGVAVVLGALSPRTRNAQVAMYQAGEVQYLVATDAIGMGLNLDLNHVSFAALSKYDGAEQRDLFPDELAQIAGRAGRHLNDGSFGMLNTLPELPPRVVSAIESHRFPAVRSLIWRNSSLDFSSPESLLDSLSRAPRHAAFIRVERADDFDALKELSHVPAIREVATDRASVELLWQVCQIPDFRKGLFGQHVALLRETFLQLSEGDGRLEQAWLARQVSPLDDVSGDIHTLMDRLAAIRIWTYISHRSSWLHDAEHWQERTRRIEDALGDALHERLVERFVQRAARRSTRRFVRAAASPAAGSDSPFARLGLLLGEVPGADGAVTEEQFVQRVVDATHEDFQVDASGSISFDEQPLARLVRGKDRRSPQIALAEPEVWTAGARRRLERRLVALARDLVTEAMGGFPAESLAGADRSAETRGLAYRLAEGLGVTSLGEAREQWRLLDEESRERLKTLGVREGQRYLYVAEALSPHALARRCMLTALFQQAPSPKGVPREPALGIAELGGQSARAFGYEMLGSVALRIDVVERLSEALRHPQGARQAHTLLQELRLENGVRARVLRELGGRSGGAPVKRRRRRRGGGKSGAHGPPAHAGAHPQPRRSRAGEGSVQGGAPKPE